The Brassica napus cultivar Da-Ae unplaced genomic scaffold, Da-Ae ScsIHWf_2276;HRSCAF=2934, whole genome shotgun sequence genome contains the following window.
AAACCGTCTCCCGTTTCTAATCAGAAACCCGGTTTCGCTCGCTACTTCCCACGCGCTTCCGCTCAAGTACACAATGCTTCTTCTCGTTCCGACCAAACCGCAGTCATCTCGGAGCTTCGTCGCCAGGTGGAGGAGCTTCGCGAGAGAGAAGCTAAGTTAAAGACGGAGGTTCTCGAGCTGAAGCTACTCAGAGAATCCGTCTCCGTCATCCCGTCCCTCGAGTCGCGGATCGCGGAGAAGGACGGCGAAATCGAGCGTTCGAGGAAAGAGACGGCGAGGTTAACGGCGGAGAACGAGAGGTTACGGAGAGAATTCGAAAGGAGCGAGGAGCTGCGGAGAGAGAGCGAGAGgagagagaaggagatggaggcGGAGCTTCGGAAACTTGTTTCGTCGAGTGACGACCACGCGCTCTCCGTCTCTCAGAGGTTTCAGGGTTTAATGGATGCGTCGGCGAGATCCAGTCTGATCCGGAGTTTGAAACGGGTCGAGTACATGAGGAACGTACCCGACCCGGTTCCGAACCAAGACAGCAATAAAACCGGTTCTCCCGGTGACATTTACCGGAAAGAAGAGATCGAGAATCTTTCTATAACTAACTCGGATGAACTCACCGAGTCAACCGTTAGATCTAGGGTTCCCAGAGTCCCAAAACCACCGCCTAGACGGTCTTCTTCATCCAACGGCTCACACGATGCCACGGAGAATATCCCAGATCCGCCGCCGCAGAGAACGAgtccaccacctcctcctccgcctcccCCACCACTTTTTcgtccaccaccacctcctccgtCCGTTTCCAAAGCCCCACCTCCGCCTCCTCCACCTCCCCCGCCGAAGAGCTTAAACGTAGCGTCGGCCAAAGTAAGAAGAGTACCGGAAGTTGTCGAGTTCTACCACTCTTTGATGCGAAGAGACTCCATAAACTCGAGAAGAGATTCCACCGGCGGAGGACGCAACGCCGCCGCAGAGGCAGTACTCGCTAGCTCCAACGCCAGAGACATGATCGGAGAGATCGAAAACCGTTCGGTTTATCTACTAGCGGTAAGATTCTTTTACCCGGTCAGCTCAATAACTTCGGTTTAGCTTAGTAACCGGTTTGTCATTAACTTTGAACCGAACATTGCAGATAAAAACCGACGTAGAAACGCAAGGAGACTTCATAAGATTCTTGATCAAGGAAGTCGAAAACGCAGCGTTTTCAGATATAGAAGACGTGGTGCCTTTCGTGAAATGGCTCGACGACGAACTCTCTTACCTGGTCGACGAGAGAGCAGTGCTGAAACACTTCGAGTGGCCGGAGCAAAAAGCAGACGCGTTGCGTGAAGCAGCGTTTTGTTATTTCGATCTGAAGAAACTCATATCGGAAGCTTCTCGTTTCCGCGAAGATCCTCGTCAACCCTCAGGCTCTGCTCTCAAGAAAATGCAAGCTTTGTTCGAAAAGTTAGATAAaaattcaatcttttttttttatgtattcaaatGCAGGAGATTTAATCAGATATCTTTGTGGGTTTTGAAGGTTAGAGCATGGTGTTTATACTCTGTCGAGGATGAAGGAATCAGCTGCCACAAAGTTCAAGACTTTCCAGATTCCGGTTGATTGGATGCTCGAAACCGGCATTACTAGTCAGGTCAGCAAATATCAAGATCCTTCTTCTAcatttccttttagatataattaaattaacaaaacaaaatcttgGTTTTGCTTAATGCACTGGCTACACAAATCGATAGTATATATTAGGCCTGCagttttggtttattcggttccATACTTGGGTTTATACGTCCAAAAATCTctccaaattaaaataaaaataaataatcagttCGGTTCTaggttattttggttttgaaaaattctaCCGTATTTAacagtttttggttttggttagatttggttaattcggtttttgtttgttttttggtttgagatttgtttatttttttatttttaaatcaaactaaTCGACTATCAAACTGATAACCAATTTCTTTAAAGCTTGCCGAACTGAACCGAACTCTGGTCATTATTTTACTTGCCGTCTCTAGCTATTTATTGCAATTTGACTGGAGTTGTGATGAATAAAGAAGAACAACAATTCTTATGGTCCCCATCGAAAAGTCAATTGTTGCTGGCACTGGCACTGGCACAAAATAATCTAAGATTGGTTTGATACTGTCTTGACtctattattgtgtgttttacaTAGTAAAACTATTATGTACTACATGACAAATGCAGATAGATACAAATCTTGAACAAAGTAAACTTGAATTTAGTGGTTACTTTAGTGTATCTGGAGTTTTCCTATGTGCACGCCTGGGAGTTTCAATATTTTCTTCTTGTCTGCTTCCTTTGTTTTTTCCTTGGGATTCATCAATTTTGATAATACAAATAAATGCacacaagaaaaacaaaatgaatattAGTGTAATGGTATCAGATTCTTTTTTGAGTCTTAATGTTACGTGTAGTGTATTCAAATTGAATATCTTAGTTATGCAAATTGGAACCTTGCATAATGGTAAGATATGGAAGTTTGTATTTAAGTATTAACTCTATAGCTGTGTGCGATTTTCAGATTAAATTGGCATCTGTGAAACTAGCAATGAAATATATGAAGAGAGTGTCGGCAGAGCTTGAAGCCATTGGAGGCGGTGGCCCCGAAGAGGAAGAGCTTATCGTTCAAGGTGTTAGATTCGCATTCCGTGTCCATCAGGTAAAGCAAAAGACTTTGATCATCTTCCGTTACAAACTTACAACATTTGTTGTTTGTCCAAACTCTTTACAACTCTGTTATTGTTTTTGTTCAGTTCGCAGGAGGTTTTGATGCAGAGACAATGAGGGCATTTCAAGAGCTAAGAGATAAAGCGAGATCATGTCATATTCAATGTCAAAGCCAAACACATCAACATAAGCTTATTTTTCGATCTACATATTGTTGAAGCAATCTTAGCTTCATATATCAACATAAGCTTATTTGTCTGTTATTTTCTCTATTacatacgtttttttttttgttctaagaCAGATAAATCATGTGAATATATGAAACTCTTCTTGCTAAAAAACAAAGGAtcattgtttaatttaaaaccatCTTTTTCAATAGGTGCTAATGATAAAAGAAAGCTTCACAAACATGTCAAGAGACAAGAATAAACTAACTCCCAAGCATCGCTATCTGATCCTCCGGATTCAGAATCTTCAATTGCATCTTTTGAGAGTTCCATCTGAAAAAATAAGATAAGCATTCTTAGAAGAGAAGATGTAGTCAAAGACATGCCCGTAAGTTATGAGAAACTAGACTACACACTATCTGAATTGCTCCTGCTCTCTCTGTTTTAGAATTGGGCGAAACTTCAACATTGTCCATAACTAGGTTTGTTAATATGGGCTTTTGTCAATAGGGTTAGCCCAGCCcgcatctaatttttttaaccctaaacccgtTACTTTTTGTATGGGTTAAAATAGGGCCGGCTAAAATAAGACTCGGGCTAACCCTAAGCtcgttacctttttttttatgaaaacaaaattcacTGAAACAACGACGTTTTCATTCTTCTCCATCTTTTTGTTGTTTCGATTCAAAATGGAGAAACACAATCTCTCTTGCTAGACCTTCCAATCGAGAGAAACGAGTTGATCCTGACTCCTGAGCTTGATCCTAGATACGTTCTTCTAGGTCCTTTATGTGACGATTGAAGAACTTTCTGGGTTTGTTGAAATCGATCTCTAGGTATGTGGGTTTGTGGGTTTGTGGGTTTGTCGAAATCGATCGCTAGTGTTTGTGGGTTTGCTGAAATCGATCTCTAGGGTATGTGGGTTTGTGGGTTTGTCGAAATCTCTAGGTGAAATTTGTATGCTTAAAGGTTTGTGGATATGGTCTTGAATTTGTACCGTTTGGTTATATTAGTTGTTCATAGTCTaagatgatgaatgtcaaatTTGTAGTTGAATAATATTTGTTCTGTTCGTTTGTGTCATTGTCTGATCTTACAACTCAACTCTCTGTGGTGTAATTGTCTTGCCTGTGCCTAGCTTGTGTTCTCTTAGTGGTTAACTTGTGTTTTTCCATGTGTTCAATCATATTTGCTTCAAAGAATCCCaaagtaataatataatttttattttttgttgcaGGCTGCCGTATGGACTGACAAACAGTACAAAGAATGGCAGCTCTTGAGGAAGAAAACAAATTGATGGACTTGGAGTATAATGAAGATAAAGACTCCCAAAAAGAGGAAAATGACATTAGTGTCAATGAACCTGCTCAGTCAACACATACTCAAAGTCCAAAGAGACACACACACACTCCATGAGCTTCACGATCTCCACGAGCTCCACGATCTCCACGATCTCCACTAGCTCCACGATATCCACGATCTCCACGATCTCCACGAGCTCCACGAGCTCCAAGAGCTAAACGGCCTAGACAGGTACGTAAAAAAACTTCCAAGTGTTGGCTACACTTTACATCGGTAGGCGTAGAGTCTGATGGTAAAGAAAGGGCTAAGTGTCACTACTGTGGTATTAAGTTAGTTATAGATAGGACTCATGGAACTTCAACAATGAATCGCCATTCACGCTCTTGTCCAGAAAAACCTGAAACCGAAGTTGTTGAATATGATCCCAAAGTTGATAAGGAAATGGTTTCGGAGATTATAATTTATCATGACCTTCCTTTTCACTATTTAGAATACGAAAAGGTTAGGGAGAGAGATAAATATCTTAATCCAGAATGTGAGCCTATATGTAGACAAACCACAAGTAGGGAGGTGTATAAAAGATATGAAATAGAAAAG
Protein-coding sequences here:
- the LOC106401652 gene encoding protein CHUP1, chloroplastic, with product MAAGKVRVTMGFHKSPSTKPKDMATPLPLPLPPPPPHLLKPSSGSAGKPSPVSNQKPGFARYFPRASAQVHNASSRSDQTAVISELRRQVEELREREAKLKTEVLELKLLRESVSVIPSLESRIAEKDGEIERSRKETARLTAENERLRREFERSEELRRESERREKEMEAELRKLVSSSDDHALSVSQRFQGLMDASARSSLIRSLKRVEYMRNVPDPVPNQDSNKTGSPGDIYRKEEIENLSITNSDELTESTVRSRVPRVPKPPPRRSSSSNGSHDATENIPDPPPQRTSPPPPPPPPPPLFRPPPPPPSVSKAPPPPPPPPPPKSLNVASAKVRRVPEVVEFYHSLMRRDSINSRRDSTGGGRNAAAEAVLASSNARDMIGEIENRSVYLLAIKTDVETQGDFIRFLIKEVENAAFSDIEDVVPFVKWLDDELSYLVDERAVLKHFEWPEQKADALREAAFCYFDLKKLISEASRFREDPRQPSGSALKKMQALFEKLEHGVYTLSRMKESAATKFKTFQIPVDWMLETGITSQIKLASVKLAMKYMKRVSAELEAIGGGGPEEEELIVQGVRFAFRVHQFAGGFDAETMRAFQELRDKARSCHIQCQSQTHQHKLIFRSTYC